In Fibrobacter sp. UWH6, a single genomic region encodes these proteins:
- a CDS encoding tetratricopeptide repeat protein: MKKLLLVSAIICSLAGNSIAASDPCKEKTAEAKKMMAKCKSIGKGNSGYEQCASSYKVIKNQAAQACRSGGLDEDGMRQAIAQWEKQVNNCKGKQNARCASALQQLGHYQFQLEEKLFLDKNAQYEEDVAWCADRDNKPAKCANIDQLPKADHQKSLGYFLEYIDKYPNESKTPTVIYQAAAVQEASGEDDKAYKLRMRLVEKFPDNGLVPKAWLRIAEYHFMNRKFRDAINAYKKVTGFDNLTGKEAALAMYHLAESYYNTAEYETAAIKYFEYIIGADKGKYPADLRAEAMDFMAASFSDLEGGGVQEAEAFLKDKKVPFKDSVYYRIGMKNKDHDRNEEAVQSFKRLMSINPDYIDAPLADIAMIEILIIQQKFEEAQKHRYTVVKRYDRNSSWYKKNQKYPESVKNAETAIRGAMLDIPQYHHARAAKLTKEGDLEAGKKQYAEAIKAYEAFLARYKKEPTWDEYKVHINLALVYQEMAQYANAAKMFNWIVDTDTTRYGRRPMGSEALLKKEEAAYNAVLMMDQSRETAKKNKYGDDAVKAYKSEETKAYFAQVDKYMAKFGQYKEAAELAYNASIVHYDAKQFKTAVVVLRDLKQKFPNHQYILLISRMLAQSLLESSQLDDALKEFEWLFVQYTKVKETRNDSMAKEIEKAIAYVLFQMAEQSVKQGQFEKGAQAYLALVKRYPLIDIADKAVFEAAVAYESAKQFTKASETFMMLPKQYASSPLTIKGIVRAGDAYKKEAATKKNDKKYYDQMYRNAAQTYLFITNNFPQDSMAFMAIGSAAQVYDSIADKKSAAVTYEIAYKRYPKDERTPGYLYSACLSYDEAKMVDEAIRCNKDLVRDYPKSSYALDAAFSIPMAYANAKKWDLAAKEYHTFIKLYTEDKEKLIAAYIGAARAYMELKEEDKAIADYDATLKNYDKFGLQIKNADPGVPAEAAYYLGEHEYKKMEPIVLKGKDKEKAKIIKQLVDILQKAMGHYSKSATYASERWTFRATNRMGMLFVTMAAKIREQELNGKKEDERFAERIGIVQQLPSYYEQARPIFQKNIDLARDQGFYNQDVIEAEEGYIEMYYQGCAVFVEVADAFANSPLPDSASIVKEYVEYEGMAKEDAVEAVHEDLEAYREELNTRSEGAKDLAKPQCATGIKASAHYGIDNQWTAKLFELLKSLDENDEALNTKIEKFDPSTLFSDPAYFKTKARIEQISKSEVMTPEEQIATYRDIIKEAKAEREKLMAELAELKKKLSPVPTTTGAGAAAGAADADEAGY, translated from the coding sequence ATGAAAAAACTTTTGCTTGTTTCAGCAATTATTTGCTCCCTTGCTGGAAATTCCATTGCAGCATCTGATCCTTGTAAGGAAAAGACCGCCGAAGCAAAAAAGATGATGGCCAAGTGTAAGTCCATTGGTAAGGGCAACTCTGGCTACGAACAGTGTGCAAGTTCCTATAAGGTTATTAAGAACCAGGCAGCTCAGGCTTGCCGTTCTGGTGGCCTTGATGAAGACGGTATGCGTCAGGCTATCGCTCAGTGGGAAAAACAGGTTAATAACTGTAAGGGTAAGCAGAATGCCCGTTGCGCTTCTGCTCTCCAGCAGTTGGGTCATTACCAGTTCCAGTTGGAAGAAAAGCTCTTCCTGGACAAAAATGCCCAGTATGAAGAGGATGTTGCATGGTGCGCAGACCGCGATAACAAGCCGGCTAAGTGCGCTAACATCGATCAGCTCCCCAAGGCCGACCACCAGAAGTCCTTGGGTTACTTCCTGGAATACATCGACAAGTATCCCAACGAAAGCAAGACCCCGACCGTGATTTACCAGGCTGCTGCAGTGCAGGAAGCTTCTGGCGAAGACGACAAGGCTTACAAGCTTCGTATGCGTCTTGTTGAAAAGTTCCCGGATAACGGTCTCGTTCCGAAGGCTTGGCTCCGTATTGCGGAATACCACTTCATGAACCGTAAGTTCCGTGACGCTATCAATGCTTATAAGAAGGTGACTGGCTTCGACAACCTGACCGGTAAGGAAGCCGCACTTGCCATGTACCACTTGGCAGAATCTTACTATAACACTGCAGAATACGAAACTGCAGCTATCAAGTACTTTGAATACATCATTGGCGCTGACAAGGGTAAATACCCTGCTGACTTGCGCGCAGAAGCTATGGACTTCATGGCAGCTTCCTTCTCTGACTTGGAAGGTGGTGGTGTCCAGGAAGCTGAAGCTTTCTTGAAGGACAAGAAGGTTCCGTTCAAGGATTCCGTCTACTACCGTATCGGTATGAAGAATAAGGACCATGACCGTAACGAAGAAGCTGTCCAGTCCTTCAAGCGCTTGATGAGCATCAACCCCGACTATATCGACGCTCCTCTGGCTGACATCGCTATGATCGAAATCTTGATCATCCAGCAGAAGTTTGAAGAAGCTCAGAAGCATCGTTACACTGTCGTGAAGCGTTATGACCGTAACTCTTCCTGGTACAAGAAGAACCAGAAGTATCCGGAATCTGTGAAGAACGCTGAAACTGCAATCCGTGGCGCTATGCTCGACATTCCGCAGTACCACCACGCTCGCGCTGCTAAGCTCACTAAGGAAGGTGACTTGGAAGCCGGTAAGAAGCAGTATGCAGAAGCTATCAAGGCTTACGAAGCATTCTTGGCTCGCTACAAGAAGGAACCGACCTGGGATGAATACAAGGTCCACATCAACTTGGCCCTCGTTTACCAGGAAATGGCTCAGTATGCTAACGCTGCTAAGATGTTCAACTGGATCGTTGACACTGATACTACCCGTTATGGCCGTCGTCCCATGGGTTCTGAAGCTCTCCTGAAGAAGGAAGAAGCAGCCTATAACGCCGTGCTCATGATGGATCAGTCTCGCGAAACTGCCAAGAAGAACAAGTATGGCGATGACGCTGTCAAGGCTTACAAGTCCGAAGAAACCAAGGCTTACTTCGCTCAGGTGGATAAGTACATGGCTAAGTTCGGTCAGTACAAGGAAGCCGCAGAACTCGCTTACAACGCATCTATCGTTCATTATGATGCAAAGCAGTTCAAGACTGCAGTTGTGGTGCTCCGCGATCTGAAGCAGAAGTTCCCCAACCATCAGTACATCTTGCTCATCAGCCGTATGTTGGCTCAGTCCCTCCTGGAATCCAGCCAGCTGGATGACGCTCTGAAGGAATTCGAATGGCTCTTTGTTCAGTACACCAAGGTCAAGGAAACCAGAAATGACTCCATGGCCAAGGAAATCGAAAAGGCTATCGCTTACGTTCTCTTCCAGATGGCTGAACAGAGTGTAAAGCAGGGTCAGTTCGAAAAGGGTGCTCAGGCTTACCTGGCTCTCGTGAAGCGCTACCCGCTCATCGACATTGCTGATAAGGCTGTGTTCGAAGCTGCAGTTGCATATGAATCCGCAAAGCAGTTCACCAAGGCTTCTGAAACCTTCATGATGCTGCCCAAGCAGTATGCTTCTTCTCCGCTCACCATTAAGGGCATTGTCCGTGCTGGTGACGCTTACAAGAAGGAAGCTGCAACTAAGAAGAACGACAAGAAGTACTACGATCAGATGTACCGTAATGCCGCTCAGACCTATTTGTTCATCACCAACAACTTCCCGCAGGATTCCATGGCATTCATGGCTATCGGTTCTGCTGCTCAGGTCTATGACTCCATCGCTGATAAGAAGTCCGCTGCTGTCACCTACGAAATCGCCTACAAGCGTTATCCGAAGGATGAACGTACTCCGGGTTACCTCTATAGCGCATGCTTGAGCTATGACGAAGCCAAGATGGTTGATGAAGCTATCCGTTGTAACAAGGACCTGGTCCGTGATTACCCGAAGAGCTCCTACGCTCTGGATGCAGCATTCTCTATCCCCATGGCTTATGCTAACGCAAAGAAGTGGGATCTGGCTGCTAAGGAATACCACACCTTCATCAAGCTGTACACCGAAGACAAGGAAAAGCTGATTGCTGCTTACATCGGTGCCGCTCGTGCTTACATGGAACTGAAGGAAGAAGACAAGGCCATTGCTGACTACGATGCAACTTTGAAGAACTACGATAAGTTCGGTCTTCAGATCAAGAACGCTGATCCGGGTGTTCCTGCTGAAGCTGCCTACTACCTCGGTGAACATGAATACAAGAAGATGGAACCCATCGTCCTGAAGGGTAAGGATAAGGAAAAGGCTAAGATCATCAAGCAGCTGGTGGACATCCTCCAGAAGGCTATGGGTCACTACTCCAAGTCTGCAACCTACGCATCTGAACGCTGGACCTTCCGTGCTACCAACCGTATGGGTATGCTCTTCGTCACCATGGCTGCTAAGATCCGTGAACAGGAACTGAACGGCAAGAAGGAAGACGAACGCTTTGCAGAACGTATCGGTATTGTTCAGCAGCTGCCCAGCTACTACGAACAGGCACGTCCCATCTTCCAGAAGAACATCGACCTCGCTCGCGACCAGGGCTTCTACAACCAGGACGTGATCGAAGCTGAAGAAGGCTATATCGAAATGTACTACCAGGGTTGCGCAGTCTTCGTTGAAGTTGCCGATGCCTTTGCTAACTCTCCGCTCCCGGACTCCGCCTCCATCGTGAAGGAATACGTGGAATACGAAGGTATGGCTAAGGAAGACGCTGTTGAAGCTGTGCATGAAGACCTCGAAGCATACCGTGAAGAACTGAATACCCGTTCTGAAGGTGCTAAGGATCTTGCTAAGCCCCAGTGCGCTACCGGTATTAAGGCCTCTGCCCACTATGGTATCGACAACCAGTGGACTGCCAAGCTGTTCGAATTGCTCAAGAGCCTCGACGAAAACGACGAAGCTCTCAACACCAAGATCGAAAAGTTTGACCCGTCTACTCTGTTCTCTGATCCTGCCTACTTCAAGACCAAGGCTCGTATCGAACAGATTTCCAAGTCCGAAGTCATGACTCCGGAAGAACAGATTGCTACTTACCGCGATATCATCAAGGAAGCTAAGGCTGAAAGAGAAAAGCTGATGGCTGAACTTGCTGAATTGAAGAAGAAGCTTTCTCCGGTTCCGACGACTACCGGTGCTGGTGCTGCTGCAGGTGCTGCTGACGCTGACGAAGCCGGCTACTAG
- a CDS encoding biopolymer transporter ExbD — protein sequence MARKSRKYGEEVPFSITSMMDMMTIILVFMIKNMDAEGQLLTQAENLILPVSTSRVQPKEVSLTVVVDANYVIVDNAKIIPTDDVLKQEDLLVAQVDSVLKERRAVEQEHALKQGLPADEAGHIVVQIDKNIPYDAMYKVMATCGFAGYTNIAFAVMEKNGGEE from the coding sequence ATGGCTAGAAAAAGTCGTAAATACGGTGAAGAAGTCCCGTTCTCAATTACGTCCATGATGGACATGATGACCATTATTCTGGTGTTCATGATTAAGAACATGGACGCAGAAGGTCAGCTCTTGACTCAGGCAGAAAACTTGATTCTTCCGGTTTCCACCTCTCGTGTGCAGCCGAAGGAAGTTTCTCTGACTGTCGTGGTTGACGCAAACTATGTGATCGTTGATAACGCTAAGATTATCCCGACCGACGACGTCTTGAAGCAGGAAGACCTCCTGGTTGCTCAGGTGGACTCTGTGCTGAAGGAACGCCGCGCTGTTGAACAGGAACATGCCCTCAAGCAGGGTCTGCCTGCCGACGAAGCCGGTCACATTGTTGTGCAGATTGACAAGAACATCCCTTACGATGCAATGTATAAGGTTATGGCTACTTGTGGCTTTGCCGGTTACACCAATATTGCATTCGCCGTGATGGAAAAGAACGGCGGGGAGGAATAA
- a CDS encoding MotA/TolQ/ExbB proton channel family protein has translation MSKMLQSFSPESDGWQFMWIILVVFLIGLGFSIERFVYVLLKSSKGRAKFLADFGKLISSQQYDQALSLANATKLPIARVMAAIVSTRNGGRETMTAACDAVFLTEAPRLTRYVSIISVMASISTLLGLMGTIYGLIFTFDAVANKPASERAKALSDGIAIAMGTTLLGLLSAVPLLVIVGLLNMNSERLIQEMEEKGLKIINSLA, from the coding sequence ATGTCTAAAATGCTTCAATCCTTCAGCCCTGAATCCGATGGTTGGCAGTTCATGTGGATCATCTTGGTCGTCTTCCTGATCGGCCTTGGTTTCTCCATCGAACGTTTTGTCTACGTCTTGCTCAAGAGCTCTAAGGGTCGTGCAAAGTTCCTCGCTGATTTCGGTAAGCTGATCTCTTCTCAGCAGTATGATCAGGCTCTGAGCCTCGCCAATGCTACCAAGCTCCCCATCGCTCGCGTTATGGCTGCAATCGTTTCTACCCGTAACGGTGGCCGCGAAACCATGACTGCTGCTTGCGATGCAGTGTTCCTGACCGAAGCTCCCCGTCTGACTCGCTACGTTTCCATCATCTCCGTTATGGCTTCCATCTCTACCTTGCTCGGACTTATGGGTACCATTTACGGTCTGATCTTCACCTTCGACGCTGTTGCTAACAAGCCGGCTTCTGAACGTGCTAAGGCTCTTTCTGACGGTATTGCTATCGCTATGGGTACCACTCTCCTGGGCCTTCTCTCTGCAGTGCCTCTTCTGGTCATCGTTGGCCTCCTGAACATGAACTCCGAACGCCTTATCCAGGAAATGGAAGAAAAGGGCCTCAAGATTATCAACTCCCTCGCTTAA
- a CDS encoding AgmX/PglI C-terminal domain-containing protein — protein MAKTKKAAPAIDPLVASLMPESDKKMGAIAGISLVVALAICLWASMYEQVVDEVVFDDSAAADLTASMTIEEKKEEKKEEKKKEEPKKPRKKAGGGGKPRGKGQPNAPQTRGVLKLLTAQTKNASAGAYDLMKNQKFSKDIDKVLKDVAGLQTTGKTVLGGRRGKADGGFNEGYAEGGSGGIGDGLAGLLGGGGGGIATKSKGSIKTPSERDIDMGAGGGSRSAADIMKVVRQRTPGLRHIYNKFLKKKPGFQGKVTLKFTIAPGGEVISISIASSTTGFGEFDGEIKTAVSRWKFSKVKSGNTTVTIPFTFSE, from the coding sequence ATGGCAAAGACTAAAAAGGCAGCTCCTGCTATTGATCCGTTAGTAGCGTCCCTGATGCCGGAATCCGATAAGAAGATGGGTGCCATCGCAGGTATCTCTCTGGTTGTCGCTTTGGCAATATGCCTTTGGGCTTCCATGTACGAACAGGTTGTGGATGAAGTCGTGTTCGATGACTCCGCAGCTGCTGATCTTACTGCTTCTATGACCATCGAAGAAAAGAAGGAAGAGAAGAAGGAAGAGAAGAAGAAGGAAGAACCCAAGAAGCCTCGTAAGAAGGCTGGTGGCGGTGGTAAGCCCCGTGGTAAGGGTCAGCCCAACGCTCCCCAGACTCGTGGCGTGCTCAAGCTCCTCACTGCTCAGACCAAGAATGCAAGTGCTGGTGCCTACGACCTTATGAAGAACCAGAAGTTCTCTAAGGACATCGATAAGGTGCTGAAGGACGTTGCAGGTCTCCAGACTACTGGTAAGACTGTTCTCGGTGGCCGTCGCGGTAAGGCTGATGGTGGCTTTAACGAAGGTTACGCTGAAGGCGGTTCCGGTGGTATCGGTGACGGTCTTGCAGGCCTCCTTGGCGGTGGTGGCGGTGGTATCGCTACTAAGTCTAAGGGCTCTATCAAGACTCCGTCTGAACGTGATATCGATATGGGCGCTGGTGGTGGTTCCCGTTCTGCTGCAGACATCATGAAGGTTGTCCGTCAGCGTACTCCGGGTCTCCGTCACATCTATAACAAGTTCCTGAAGAAGAAACCGGGATTCCAGGGTAAGGTTACCTTGAAGTTCACGATCGCTCCGGGCGGCGAAGTTATCAGCATCTCCATTGCTTCTTCTACCACTGGTTTCGGCGAATTTGATGGTGAAATCAAGACCGCTGTTAGCCGTTGGAAGTTCAGCAAGGTTAAGTCCGGTAACACCACTGTGACGATTCCGTTCACCTTCTCTGAATAA
- a CDS encoding tetratricopeptide repeat protein: protein MRSSFIKTAVLGLTVASTSLFAEATYSPHKYQQNDWFAEFGGNTAMYVNPAGIAETEQLEFSAAFFSSISGEASQEYVSLTFPMDYKHTLGLSFFENGASIDGGKSYGEYSWLLGYAYNLMQCVALGIDVSVLYINQFDDVKHLTVGADVGVSWNPLASSKYGYLLVGVALQNLAQPGISMEEDGGSFVAPGFFGGDRDDAYNIPSNLNLSFFYRGLNRSLEAKAEISLIDVFHSDTEGGDGVNPEMSFTLTYYLSSHLGVRLRFTKEGYPVAGATVNVKDVSIFRYLALDLEMSHDDLYAKKNRGFIWAVKITSRFGDTREEKIGEERYRRLKIEPENDYRAAMRLYLNRQFLEAAYAFGKVQTKYPAFHLVDQAAFYKAKSFENLRMHKAAKSVYEDAIKRYPQSDQRAKYHFQLMNIDYKEGKYTDAMAKYQAIAQKFGESDVKADADYVAGQIKFEQGLYQESVDLLAAILPGNANYFYARYTMGIAYSRLGKFDEAENCFRDITEQPVSNQSERDLQDAARVKLGHLFFSGEKADIGAAAQMYGQVQPGSPVYDEAMLGIAWSFLKVNKPNEAMKPAQWIVSNLPESFLVSEAYLVIGYCHFMKKDYNGAVKALEQAEKRTEQPVVSVAARDSARQAYEAMQDDFDSVQVKALDLARQLPTPRVESKREALKPSFDKANAAIEDYAAFNQRAIQSDRFESNRKRILDDAGFTLATVKTKMGQGAGVSQEAQQELDELEDLE from the coding sequence ATGCGTTCTAGTTTTATTAAAACCGCAGTCCTCGGACTCACAGTAGCCAGCACTTCTCTGTTTGCAGAAGCCACTTATTCTCCGCATAAGTATCAGCAGAATGACTGGTTTGCAGAATTCGGTGGCAATACCGCCATGTACGTCAACCCGGCAGGAATTGCAGAAACTGAACAGCTGGAATTCAGCGCAGCTTTCTTCAGCTCCATCAGTGGTGAAGCTTCTCAGGAATACGTCAGCTTGACCTTCCCCATGGATTACAAGCACACTTTGGGCCTGTCTTTCTTCGAAAACGGTGCTTCCATTGATGGCGGTAAGTCCTATGGTGAATACTCCTGGTTGCTCGGCTATGCTTACAACCTGATGCAGTGTGTTGCTCTGGGTATCGATGTTTCCGTTCTTTACATCAACCAGTTCGACGATGTCAAGCACTTGACCGTCGGTGCTGACGTGGGTGTTAGCTGGAATCCCCTTGCTTCTTCTAAGTATGGCTACCTCTTGGTAGGTGTGGCCCTGCAGAACCTGGCTCAGCCGGGCATCAGCATGGAAGAAGATGGTGGCAGCTTCGTCGCTCCGGGTTTCTTCGGTGGCGATCGCGATGATGCCTACAACATCCCCAGCAACCTGAACCTTTCCTTCTTCTACCGCGGTCTCAACCGCTCTCTCGAAGCAAAGGCTGAAATTTCCCTCATCGACGTGTTCCACTCCGATACCGAAGGTGGTGACGGTGTGAACCCGGAAATGAGCTTCACCTTGACTTATTACCTGTCCTCTCATCTCGGTGTCCGCCTCCGCTTTACTAAGGAAGGCTACCCGGTTGCAGGTGCCACCGTTAACGTTAAGGATGTTAGCATCTTCCGTTACCTGGCTTTGGATCTGGAAATGTCTCACGATGACCTCTATGCCAAGAAGAATCGTGGTTTCATCTGGGCCGTGAAGATTACTTCTCGCTTCGGTGACACCCGCGAAGAAAAGATTGGTGAAGAACGTTATCGCCGCTTGAAGATCGAACCTGAAAACGACTACCGTGCAGCAATGCGTCTCTACTTGAACCGTCAGTTCCTCGAAGCTGCTTATGCTTTCGGTAAGGTTCAGACCAAGTACCCCGCATTCCACCTTGTTGACCAGGCTGCTTTCTACAAGGCAAAGTCCTTTGAAAACCTCCGTATGCACAAGGCTGCAAAGTCTGTGTACGAAGACGCTATCAAGCGCTATCCGCAGAGTGACCAACGCGCCAAGTACCACTTCCAGTTGATGAACATCGACTATAAGGAAGGCAAGTACACTGACGCTATGGCTAAGTATCAGGCAATTGCTCAGAAGTTCGGTGAAAGCGACGTTAAGGCTGACGCTGACTACGTTGCAGGCCAGATCAAGTTCGAACAGGGTCTCTATCAGGAATCTGTCGACCTGCTCGCTGCAATTCTTCCGGGTAACGCCAACTACTTCTATGCTCGCTATACCATGGGTATCGCATACAGCCGTCTCGGCAAGTTCGACGAAGCTGAAAACTGCTTCCGCGACATTACCGAACAGCCCGTTTCCAACCAGTCTGAACGCGACCTGCAGGATGCTGCTCGTGTGAAGCTCGGCCACTTGTTCTTCTCTGGCGAAAAGGCTGACATCGGTGCTGCTGCTCAGATGTATGGTCAGGTCCAGCCCGGTTCTCCGGTGTACGATGAAGCTATGCTCGGCATTGCATGGTCCTTCCTCAAGGTTAACAAGCCGAATGAAGCTATGAAGCCCGCTCAGTGGATCGTCAGCAACCTCCCGGAATCCTTCCTGGTTTCTGAAGCCTACCTCGTGATTGGTTACTGCCACTTCATGAAGAAGGACTACAACGGTGCTGTCAAGGCTCTCGAACAGGCTGAAAAGCGCACTGAACAGCCGGTTGTTTCTGTGGCTGCCCGTGATAGCGCTCGCCAGGCATACGAAGCTATGCAGGATGATTTCGACTCTGTGCAGGTTAAGGCTCTTGACCTCGCTCGCCAGCTGCCCACTCCCCGTGTGGAAAGCAAGCGTGAAGCTCTCAAGCCCAGCTTTGATAAGGCTAATGCAGCTATCGAAGACTACGCTGCATTCAACCAGAGAGCAATCCAGAGTGACCGCTTCGAATCCAACCGTAAGCGTATTCTTGATGATGCTGGCTTTACTTTGGCAACCGTTAAGACCAAGATGGGTCAGGGTGCTGGTGTATCTCAGGAAGCTCAGCAGGAACTTGATGAACTGGAGGACCTGGAGTAA
- a CDS encoding rod shape-determining protein produces the protein MFGLFSCDIGIDLGTANTLVHVAGQGIVINEPTVIAVDSKNNRVSAIGSEAKKMLGRTPGESRAVRPMRDGVIADFELVESLLQTFIKRVQKYPLWMVKPRVVVGVPSGITEVEKRAVIDAAKQAGAKEVHLVHEPMAAAVGMGIPVEDPVGNMIVDIGGGTSDIAVIALNGTVCNASVRVGGDEMDEAIVRYLRTMYNLCVGESTAEQIKMQIGSASPLEEELTMEVKGHDFIAGMPRTMTINSAEIREALNEPVTAIVEAVKQALSITPPELSADIYDKGIIMTGGGSQLRGFDERIRQETGLSVNVIDEALICVCKGAARILEDLDKYRPVLIASST, from the coding sequence TTGTTCGGTCTTTTTTCTTGCGATATCGGTATTGACCTGGGTACAGCAAATACATTGGTCCATGTAGCTGGCCAGGGCATCGTCATTAATGAACCTACGGTTATTGCGGTGGACAGCAAGAATAACCGTGTTTCCGCCATCGGTTCCGAAGCAAAGAAGATGCTCGGTAGAACTCCGGGCGAAAGCCGCGCCGTACGCCCCATGCGCGATGGCGTGATTGCAGACTTTGAACTGGTGGAAAGCCTTCTCCAGACTTTCATCAAGCGTGTTCAGAAGTATCCGCTGTGGATGGTTAAGCCCCGCGTTGTGGTTGGTGTTCCTTCCGGTATTACCGAAGTGGAAAAGCGTGCCGTGATCGACGCTGCCAAGCAGGCTGGTGCCAAGGAAGTGCATCTGGTTCACGAACCTATGGCTGCCGCCGTGGGTATGGGTATTCCTGTTGAAGATCCCGTGGGTAACATGATCGTGGATATTGGCGGTGGTACTTCCGATATCGCTGTTATCGCCTTGAATGGTACTGTCTGTAACGCTTCTGTTCGCGTTGGCGGCGATGAAATGGACGAAGCCATTGTCCGTTACCTGCGCACCATGTACAACCTTTGCGTTGGCGAAAGCACTGCCGAACAGATCAAAATGCAGATCGGCTCTGCAAGCCCCCTGGAAGAAGAACTGACCATGGAAGTGAAGGGTCACGACTTTATCGCCGGTATGCCTCGCACCATGACCATCAACAGTGCTGAAATCCGCGAAGCCCTGAACGAACCTGTGACTGCTATCGTTGAAGCGGTCAAGCAGGCTCTGAGCATTACTCCGCCGGAACTTTCTGCTGATATCTACGACAAGGGCATTATCATGACTGGTGGCGGTTCTCAGCTTCGCGGCTTTGACGAACGCATCCGTCAGGAAACTGGCCTTTCTGTGAATGTGATCGACGAAGCTCTCATTTGCGTTTGCAAGGGTGCCGCCCGCATTCTGGAAGACCTGGACAAGTATCGTCCGGTCCTGATTGCCTCTTCTACCTAA
- a CDS encoding biopolymer transporter ExbD: protein MSRQLKKPAKPEEPDLLPAMGLFTILIPMLLSMAAFSKLAIVEVNLPERSMMQMDNDTPPEPDQQALNLSLAITDKYLVIGARGGFQPNVYFKEMWTFRCKSDAKLITHSPDDVKAAVESGHGPKCKDGSEMNVEKYLYEIESIELWAINKESEEDPGKVMWAVYTNGGTAEEAVADSAYVDGNNNFLMAPGEGALGLNPPSTLRKPGAGADLATLTPNSARKLKPDVAAKNMIYPLSAYDLIAKDLIQIHTQFIDLDDVDNIIIVANDDTQFDKIIQLMDRAKEAGFSKINLAKLGG, encoded by the coding sequence ATGTCAAGACAACTTAAGAAACCAGCAAAGCCTGAAGAACCGGATCTGTTGCCGGCCATGGGCTTGTTCACGATTCTGATTCCTATGCTGTTGTCTATGGCTGCCTTCTCCAAGCTGGCTATCGTTGAAGTCAATCTGCCGGAACGTTCCATGATGCAGATGGACAACGATACACCTCCGGAACCGGACCAGCAGGCTTTGAACTTGTCTCTGGCTATTACCGACAAGTACCTCGTTATTGGTGCTCGCGGTGGTTTCCAGCCGAATGTCTACTTCAAGGAAATGTGGACGTTCCGTTGCAAGTCCGATGCTAAGCTGATTACCCATTCTCCGGATGATGTTAAGGCAGCTGTCGAAAGCGGTCATGGTCCTAAGTGTAAGGATGGATCCGAGATGAACGTAGAGAAGTATCTCTATGAAATCGAGAGCATCGAACTTTGGGCTATCAATAAGGAATCTGAAGAAGATCCCGGTAAGGTTATGTGGGCTGTTTACACCAACGGCGGTACCGCTGAAGAAGCCGTTGCTGACAGTGCATACGTAGATGGTAACAACAATTTCCTCATGGCTCCGGGTGAAGGCGCTCTTGGTCTGAATCCGCCGTCTACTCTGAGGAAGCCGGGCGCAGGTGCTGATCTTGCTACCCTCACTCCGAACTCTGCTCGTAAGCTGAAACCGGATGTGGCTGCAAAGAACATGATCTACCCGCTGTCTGCATATGATCTGATTGCTAAGGACCTTATCCAGATTCATACTCAGTTCATCGACCTTGATGACGTGGACAATATTATTATCGTTGCTAACGATGATACTCAGTTTGACAAGATCATTCAACTTATGGACCGTGCTAAAGAAGCCGGTTTCAGCAAGATCAATCTTGCTAAGTTGGGAGGTTAA